Sequence from the Brevundimonas diminuta genome:
CGTCGGCGTCCGCCTCGGAATAGACGGCGATGGTGCGAATCCCCATCCGCTTGGCGGTGCGGAAGACACGGCAGGCGATTTCGCCGCGATTGGCGACAAGGACGGACTTGAACATGAAGCGGTCTTAGCCGGATCGTGCGCATCAGGCGAGAGGCAGAGCACGACCCTTCTCACGCGACGCGGCAGGCGTTAAGCCCCTTCCATGTCCCTGCGCCCCCTCTTCGTCACCCAGGTCTATGAAGCCTCCCTCGCCGAAGGGCGTGGCTGGTCCGACTTTAACGCACAGCTGATCGACGTTATCCGGATGATGGCCGAGGAGGACGAGGCCGGCCGCCGCTGGTGCAAGGCCAACGCCTATCGCGGCTACACCTCCTACGGATCACTGAACGACCTGCCCCAACGCTTCCCGGAGTTCGCCGAGCTGAAGCGCCACCTGGATCGCCATGCCGTCGCCTACGCCAAGGCTCTGAACTTCGACCTGGCGCGCAAACCCCGCCTCGACAATCTGTGGGTCAACATCCTGAAGCCGGGCGGCGGCCATACGGGTCACATCCACCCGCACGCCTTCCTGTCGGGCACCGTCTATATCGACGTGCCAGACGGGGCCTCATCGCTGAAGCTGGAAGACCCCCGCTTGCCCTTCATGATGGCCCGCCCGTCGGTGACGGATGAGGCGAGCGAGGCCGAGCGGCCGTTCGTCTATCTGCAGCCTCAGGCCGGCACGGTGCTGATGTGGGAAAGCTGGCTGCGGCACGAAGTGCCGACCAATCTGGCCAAGGCCGACCGGATTTCGATCAGCTTCAACTACGCCTGAAATCGGCCGCCGTTTCCGGCGACCGATCAGCGCAATCAAACCGTCCAGCTGGCCTTGCGCTTTTCCAGGAAGGCGGCGACGCCCTCGCGGCCCTCGTCCGACACGCGGGCGCGGGCGATGCGTTTGGCGGTTTCGTCCATCAGACCGTTGTCGATCTTGTGGTGGGCGATGTCGTTGACCAGACGCTTGGCCTTGCCCATCGCGCCCGGCGCATTGTTGGTCAGACTGTCGCTCAGCATCGAGATGAACTCGTCCACCGATCCCTCGGGCAGGACCAGATCGATCAGGCCGGCATGGGCGGCGTAGTCGGCGTCGAAGGCGTTGGCGGTCAGGAACAGCTGGCGGGCGCGGCGCGCGCCGACGGCCTCGATCACATAGGGGGCGATGGTCGCCGGGATCAGACCCAGCTTGACCTCGGAGAAGGCGAAGCGCGCCCCCTCGACCGCCACGGCCATGTCGCAGGCGGCGACGATGCCCGCTCCGCCGCCCATGGCGTTGCCCTCGACCACCGCCACCGTCAGGGCGGGAATGTCGTGCAGGGCCTTCAGCATTTTCGCCAGTCCCATGGCGTCGTCGCGGTTGTCGCTCTCGGACCAGCCGGCGGCGTCGCGCATCCAGTTCAGATCGGCCCCGGCGCTGAAGGTGCCGCCCGCCCCCCGAATGAAGACGGCCCGCACCCGGTCCGCGCCATGCAGCGTTTCGAACGCCTCATGCAGGGCCGCGATGGTCGCGCCGTCGAAAGCATTCTTCTTGGCCGGACGGTTGATGGTGACGAAGACGACGCCGTCGGTGGTCGAATCGATCTGCACCAGATCGTCGTCGGCGTCCGGCGCCGCATCGGGCACCAGCGGCTGGGCGATGCTGTTGATCTCGGCCGCCTCGGCGTCGGTGACGTCCAGGGCGTTCAGGTCGGCTTCGGTCGGTTGATCGGCCATGGGGGTCTCCAAACTGCGTGTCCGCTCACAACGAGGCGCGGACCAATAGGTTACATCCGGAACAGGCCGAACGTCGTCTCCGGGATCGGGGCGTTCAGGCTGGCGCTGATGGCCAGGCCCAGCACGTCGCGCGTCTGGGCCGGATCGATGACGCCGTCGTCCCACAGGCGGGCGGTGGCGTAATAGGGATTGCCCTCGTCCTCATACTTCTGACGGATCGGCGCCTTGAAGGCCTCGGCGTCGTCTGCGCTCCAGGTGTCGGCGTCGCGGTGCACGGTGGCCAGCACGCTGGCGGCCTGCTCGCCGCCCATGACCCCGATCCGGCTGTTGGGCCAGGTGAACAGGAAGCGCGGCGAATAGGCCCGACCGCACATGCCGTAGTTTCCAGCCCCGAAACTGCCGCCGATCAGGACGGTGAACTTGGGCACTTCGGCCGAGGCCACGGCCGTGACCAGCTTGGCGCCGTCCTTGGCGATGCCGCCCGCCTCATATTTACCGCCGACCATGAAGCCCGAGATGTTCTGCAGGAACAGCAGCGGAATCTTGCGCTTGCAGGCCAGTTCGATGAAGTGCGCGCCCTTCTGGGCGCTCTCGGAAAAGATCACGCCGTTGTTGGCCAGGATGGCGACCGGATAGCCCCAGATGCGCGCGAACCCGCACACCAGTGTCGAGCCGTACAGGCTCTTGAACTCGACGAACTCCGACCCGTCCACCAGCCGGCCGATGATCTCGCGCACATCATAGGGCGCGCGGACGTCGTCCGGGATCAGGCCGTACAGTTCCTCCGCGTCGAAGGCCGGCGCGCGCGGTTCGCGCACATCCATCTCGACGGTCTTGGTCGTGTTCAGATTGGCGACGATGGAGCGCACGATTTCCAGCGCGTGCTCATCGTTCTCGGCGACGTGGTCCACCACGCCCGAGCGACGGCCGTGGGTTTCGGCCCCGCCCAGTTCCTCCGCCGAAATGACCTCGCCGGTTGCGGCCTTCACCAGCGGCGGGCCGGCCAGGAAAATGGCCCCCTGGTTTCTGACGATGATCGTCTCGTCCGACATGGCCGGCACATAGGCCCCGCCGGCGGTGGACAGGCCCATGACGCAGGCGATCTGGGCGATGCCCTTGGCGCTCATCCGGGCCTGGTTGAAGAAGATGCGGCCGAAATGGTCGCGGTCGGGAAACACCTCGGCCTGGTGCGGCAGATTGGCCCCGCCGCTGTCGACCAGATAGACGCACGGCAGGCGGTTCTGCTCGGCGATCTCCTGCGCACGCAGGTGCTTCTTCACCGTCATGGGGAAATAGGCGCCGCCCTTCACCGTCGGATCGTTGCAGACGATCATGACCTCGCGGCCCGACACCCGACCGATGCCGGCGATGACGCCCGCCGCCGGGGCCTCGCCGTCATACATGTCGTGCGCGGCCAGTTGCCCGATCTCCAGGAAGGGCGAGCCGGGGTCCAGCAGGCGCTCGACCCGGTCGCGCGGCAACAGCTTGCCGCGAGCGACGTGGCGCTCGCGCGACTTGTCGGACCCGCCGCGCGCGGCCTTGGCCACATGGTCGCGCAACTCGGCGACCAGGGCGCTGTTGTGCGCGTGCAGGGACTTGTATTTTTGGCTTTGCGGATCGACCGCAGACGTCAGCTTCGGCATGGGGCTGGTGTAAGGGGGCTTGGTGAAAAGTGCTAGTGAGCGAGAAGTGAGCTGAAGCGCGCGGTCGCCGCTCACCCCTTGCTCACTAGCACTTTTCACCAAGCCGCCCCGCTATCCTTGCCAGTTCCCGCCTTTTCGCCTATACGCCCCGCCTTTCCAGGGCTTCGGTCCTGTCGCGGAGCACCAAAGGGTTGGACGTTCGGTCCGGCCGCCGCGCCAGGAGCCATCGTGGAGACCGACTTACCCGGTCGTTTCCGCGCCGACGCCCACAAGGGAGACTACCGCATGGCTCTTTACGAGCACACGGTCATGACGCGCCAAGATATCTCGGCGCAACAGGCCGAAGCGCTGAATGACACCATCAAGGATCTGATCGTCGCCGGTGGCGGCTCGGTCGCCAAGATCGAATACTGGGGTCTGCGCAACCTGACCTACCGCGTGAAGAAGAACCGCAAGGCTCACTATTCGCTGCTGGCCGTCGACGCCCCTCCGGCCGCCATGGCCGAAGTCGAGCGTCAGCTGTCGATCAACGAAGACGTGCTGCGCTGGCTGACCGTCCGCGTCGAGGAACTCGACCTGGAACTGTCGCCGCTGCTGGCCCGCCGCGAGCGTGAACGCGAGCGTGAGCGCGAGCGCACCCCGCGCGACGACGCCGCCGCCGACGCCGAATAAGGAACCCGGAACATGACCGATACCACCGCCCCGACCCCGGGCGCACCGGCGGGCTCCGGCGCCGCCGGCCGCCGCCCCTTCTATCGTCGCCGCAAGGTCTGCCCGTTCTCGGGCGCCAATGCGCCGAAGATCGACTACAAGGACGTCAAGCTGCTGCAGCGTTACGTCTCCGAACGCGGCAAGATCGTGCCTTCGCGCATCACCGCCGTCTCCCAGAAGAAGCAGCGTGAACTGGCCAAGGCCATCAAGCGCGCTCGCTATCTGGCCCTCCTGCCTTACGTGGTGAAGTGAGATGAAGGTCGTTCTGCTGGAACGCGTCGATAACCTCGGCGCCATCGGCGACGTCGTCACTGTCAAGGACGGCTTCGCTCGCAACTTCCTTCTGCCGCGCGACAAGGCCCGCCGGGCCACCGCCGCCAACCTGAAGGCGTTCGAACTCGACCGCGCCGCCATCGAGCAGCGCAACGAGAAGAACAAGGCCGACGCTCAGAAGGTCGCCGATAAGATCGACGGCCAGACCTACGTCATGATCCGTCAGGCCGGTGAAACCGGTCACCTGTACGGTTCGGTCGCCGGTCGCGACGTCGCCGAGGCCATCCAGGCCGAAGGCGGCAAGGTCGAGCGCTCGCAGGTCGTCCTGAACACGGCGATCAAGAGCCTGGGCGTCCACGAAGTGCCGGTTCGCCTGCACGCCGAGGTCCGCGCCACGGTCAAGATCAACATCGCCCGCTCGATGGACGAGGCCGAGCGCCAAGCCAAGGGCGAGGACGTGATCCGCAGCCAGTTCGACGATGAGCGCCAGGCCGCCGAGCAATCGGCCCAGGAACTGATCGAAGGCGGTGCCGGTCAACAAGAAGGCTTCGGCGACGAAGCCTGATCCGACCGGATCCCAAACGACATCAAGGGCGCGTCTCGCAAGGGACGCGCCCTTTTTGCTGCGCGGGAGGCGATCGCCAACCGCACGGCCGATCGTCACCCTGACCTATGACAAGATTACAACAAAGCCAGATCATTGATCTTCGAAACGGGCATCTAGACATTAAGCTTGCTTGACGCCGTCACATTGCGGTCACAGCCTGCAATTGCGGCTCGCGTTTCGATTGCATGCGCAAGATTATTGCGCCTTTCGAGACGCCAGCCGCGGGCGACGGCATGGCGGCCTGCCGAGCGCCGACATAGAGGGCTGTCGTGCATCGTCGGGGACTATCAATGAAACTCGGATACGGTCGTCAGGCCCTGTTGGCCTTTGCCTCCACCAGCGCGCTCTTCATCGCCTCATCGGCGTTCGCCCAGACCACCCCTCCGCCAAGCGAAGCCACCGATGTCGATGAGATCGTCGTCACCGGCACGCGCACCGTCGGGCGCAGCCGGCTCGACAGCGTCGCGCCCGTCGATGTCATCACCGGCGAAACTCTGGCGAAACAGGGCACCGGCACAGAGCTGGCCGCCGCCCTCGCCGCCACCGCCCCGTCCATCAACTTCCCTCGTCCCGCCATTTCCGACGGCTCGGATCACGTTCGTCCGGCAACCCTGCGCGGTCTGGCTCCTGACCAGACCCTGGTCCTGATCAACGGTCAGCGCGGCCATGTCGGCGCCCTGGTCAACGTCAACGGCGCGCTTGGCCGTGGCTCCACCGCCTTCGACCTGAATACGATTCCGTCGATCAGCCTCGGCTCGGTCGAAGTCCTGCGTGACGGCGCTTCGGCGCAGTACGGCGCCGACGCCATCGCCGGCGTCATCAATCTGCGTCTGCGCCAGGCGTCGAGCGGCGGCGGCATCACCGCCAACTACGGCATCTACGATACCGACTTCACGACCGCGCGCGGCGAGCACAGCCGCCGCGACGGCGAACAGACCTCGCTCGCCGGCTGGATCGGCCTGCCCCTGCTCGGCGACGGCTTTTTGACCCTTTCGGGCGAAGTCCAGAAACGCCAGCCCACCAATCGCTCCGACTACGCCGCGACCACCGCCGTCAACGGAGGCAGCGCGACCACCGTCATCGGTCGCTTCGGCGACCCCTATACCGAAGCCTACACCGGCTATTTCAACGCCGGCAAACCGCTCGACGGCGAATGGGAAGCCTACGCTTTTGGCGGCTATCAAAAGCGCAAGTCCGAGGCTGCGGCGACCGCCCGCGCCTTCAACAACTCCAACAACGTCACCGCCATCTATCCCAATGGCTTCCTGCCGATCATCGCCGCCGACATCGACGACTACAATATATACGGCGGCCTGAAGGGCCCCGCAGCCGGCTTCGACTGGGACATCT
This genomic interval carries:
- a CDS encoding TIGR02466 family protein; this translates as MSLRPLFVTQVYEASLAEGRGWSDFNAQLIDVIRMMAEEDEAGRRWCKANAYRGYTSYGSLNDLPQRFPEFAELKRHLDRHAVAYAKALNFDLARKPRLDNLWVNILKPGGGHTGHIHPHAFLSGTVYIDVPDGASSLKLEDPRLPFMMARPSVTDEASEAERPFVYLQPQAGTVLMWESWLRHEVPTNLAKADRISISFNYA
- a CDS encoding enoyl-CoA hydratase-related protein, whose translation is MADQPTEADLNALDVTDAEAAEINSIAQPLVPDAAPDADDDLVQIDSTTDGVVFVTINRPAKKNAFDGATIAALHEAFETLHGADRVRAVFIRGAGGTFSAGADLNWMRDAAGWSESDNRDDAMGLAKMLKALHDIPALTVAVVEGNAMGGGAGIVAACDMAVAVEGARFAFSEVKLGLIPATIAPYVIEAVGARRARQLFLTANAFDADYAAHAGLIDLVLPEGSVDEFISMLSDSLTNNAPGAMGKAKRLVNDIAHHKIDNGLMDETAKRIARARVSDEGREGVAAFLEKRKASWTV
- a CDS encoding carboxyl transferase domain-containing protein, which gives rise to MPKLTSAVDPQSQKYKSLHAHNSALVAELRDHVAKAARGGSDKSRERHVARGKLLPRDRVERLLDPGSPFLEIGQLAAHDMYDGEAPAAGVIAGIGRVSGREVMIVCNDPTVKGGAYFPMTVKKHLRAQEIAEQNRLPCVYLVDSGGANLPHQAEVFPDRDHFGRIFFNQARMSAKGIAQIACVMGLSTAGGAYVPAMSDETIIVRNQGAIFLAGPPLVKAATGEVISAEELGGAETHGRRSGVVDHVAENDEHALEIVRSIVANLNTTKTVEMDVREPRAPAFDAEELYGLIPDDVRAPYDVREIIGRLVDGSEFVEFKSLYGSTLVCGFARIWGYPVAILANNGVIFSESAQKGAHFIELACKRKIPLLFLQNISGFMVGGKYEAGGIAKDGAKLVTAVASAEVPKFTVLIGGSFGAGNYGMCGRAYSPRFLFTWPNSRIGVMGGEQAASVLATVHRDADTWSADDAEAFKAPIRQKYEDEGNPYYATARLWDDGVIDPAQTRDVLGLAISASLNAPIPETTFGLFRM
- the rpsF gene encoding 30S ribosomal protein S6, with translation MALYEHTVMTRQDISAQQAEALNDTIKDLIVAGGGSVAKIEYWGLRNLTYRVKKNRKAHYSLLAVDAPPAAMAEVERQLSINEDVLRWLTVRVEELDLELSPLLARRERERERERERTPRDDAAADAE
- the rpsR gene encoding 30S ribosomal protein S18, encoding MTDTTAPTPGAPAGSGAAGRRPFYRRRKVCPFSGANAPKIDYKDVKLLQRYVSERGKIVPSRITAVSQKKQRELAKAIKRARYLALLPYVVK
- the rplI gene encoding 50S ribosomal protein L9, coding for MKVVLLERVDNLGAIGDVVTVKDGFARNFLLPRDKARRATAANLKAFELDRAAIEQRNEKNKADAQKVADKIDGQTYVMIRQAGETGHLYGSVAGRDVAEAIQAEGGKVERSQVVLNTAIKSLGVHEVPVRLHAEVRATVKINIARSMDEAERQAKGEDVIRSQFDDERQAAEQSAQELIEGGAGQQEGFGDEA